The genomic interval GCTGAGTAACCGGTTGGCCATAATTACCTGAGAACCTCCAGAAGGTTATGGcgctatgtgtttgtgtgtgtgtgtgtgtgtgtgtgtgtgtgtgtgtgtgtgtgtgtgtgtgtgtgtgtgtgtgtgtgtgtgtgtgtgtgtgtgtgtgtgtgtgtgtgtgtgtgtgtgtgtgtgtgtgaacatgtgtacGTGAGTGTGCTCCAGACTCACTGGGCGCAGGTCATCAGCAAGATGGCGGTGCAGCTGATAACGGACAGCACTACGGCGATGATGACCAACACCATCTGCACCACCTCCGTCCCACTCTTGTCACTCTCCCGTCTTGACTCCAGCGTCTGGATCCCACAGCGCAGGCCATCGAAGCCCCTCATGCACCTGCATAGGGGACAAGCAGGGAACCAATCAGCAAGGAGGGTGTGGTTTCATCAACAAATCAACAATCAGCTTCCGCATGacttattattttgtttatttagtctGACAGGCGGACCAACTAAAGCCGTTTTCGAATCCTGGGTCAGAACGTCAACAGATTGCGCCggatgtactcacacacacactggctctcTCAGGTCCTCCATGTACTTGCAGTAGCCATGGATGCAGAAGCCCAGGTGGCTGGAGGTGCAGGGGTCCAGCGTGGTGGACAGGCTGCGGGCGGGGGTGTAGCTGCTGGGGTAGGGGCTGTTGGTGTGGGTGCCGTTCCCCGGTCTCAAGGGGGTGGTGGTTCTCTTGCCCTTGTGCTTGTTCCTCCTCTtgttccccttcctcctcctactctccccGGCTGGCCTCTCTGAAAgggctgggagggagagaacagTGTCAATGAACGGTGAgggggaagagtgagagagggaaggatgggagagaagggtgagagagaacaaggaacgggcgagagagagagaggggaggaggggtgagggagaagggagggagaaattGGTGAGAGGATGACAGAGTGAATGGTCAGAGATAGAAGGGCcggagagagtgagggtgaggaaaaggggggtgggagagaaatATGAGGGAgcggtgagagaggagggatgagagagaggaaggagagggagacgagcCAGTGAGTCTTGCGGCTCTGGAGAATCCGGGGTGAGTTCACCGCCGTAGTCTACTTCCCAGGGTTTAAGAGAGGCCTTGTGGCATGAGAGACAGGTGGGAATGCACCTGCTCTATGAATCAATGTGACCTCTGGCAAAGATTGCTGAATCTTTTGACTTTCACCCCTTTGTTTTATTGAGAGTGAAACTGAATAAGGCGACCACGGCAGTTCATGAGGTTAATATGAGGGATGAAATGTTGTTCTGCCACAACGTTGCGACACATTCCCCAAGATCAGCTAAAAACTTTTTTACGATGCAATAAAAGCCTTGATTGTGCTTCGAACCATAAAAAAGCTATGTCTTATCTCGTACATAGCAACCGAGATATTTGGCTATATTGTTAGAGAGTGTGTGCATCCATTTTTTCGACCCAGTCTGCCCTTTCTTACAGTCTCTTACATTTGCATGTCTCAGAATGAACGCATACAACCATTATGTTTTGTAAGTCTGTCTTTGGCATTCTATTTAATGATTTCATTTGTAATTTTTTACGCCACATACAAAAGTTATGATGCTCGTCATCGTAGATATGCTAACGACTCCAAGGTCCATTTATCCGAGTAGCACGCAGCCACAGCCCAAAACCAGGCACTTAGGGCAGTGTTTGGCCTTACAAACGCCAACCATAAATCCCAGGCCAACCCTTTCAAAGTTGTAGAGAGTGATTATGAAATGTCACACACATTATTACCACGATATGTTGGTAGCATAAACAAACTGTCAAGAAGTGTCACGCTCATTGTGTAGATGGATGAGCAACACAGCATCAATCACACATTTATTAGCATATTATAGTCTGACGTTGaatatttaaaatatgaaaCAACCGCCTTGGATCGTTTATGGTATTGAGCACTGATCAGGTAGTCGGTCGGTCGTGTGAGTTGAGGGCAGCGTACCATGCAGCGGCACGTGACCCACAGAGTCCGTTCCTCCGGACAGCTCGTCGCTGAGATCCTCTGAGGTCTCATCGTCGTCCCCTGGAGCTCCCAGCACACCTCCCCCGGAGGTCAGAGCCCCCGTCGCCTGCAGTCCTGGAGAGAAGGTCTTCACCGATCCCAGCGCCCCTACAACACTGCAGACTGTACAcaaccacgcaaacacacacacacacacacacaaacacacacacacgtgcgcgcacacacacacacacacacacgccaagaaCAACAGAAACATATAAAAATTGATTTTGAGTGACGTCAATTCAATAGAGAGGTTTGAGGAAATGTTTTAGATAATGATTCTGAGCGTATTTCTCAATGAATCTCCTGAGCATACTGGAGACTAATCTAATATATCTGTGGGAGTTCAGACAACACAAGGACAATGACATGGCAATAAGCACGACTTATATAATACTCTATCAGTATATATTTGATGactaattaaaaagaaaagatcAACCTCAAATGATAAACATAAAATCCATCTTAGAACACATGAAAGAACACATGAAAGTTTGCTCCTGATTTGTATTtggctgaaaaaaaaataaaaaagacgaTGGATTGGTGTCGATGGAAGTGCAGCTAAAGCTGGAAGTTTGATCCAGGCACTGACAGACATTCTGGTTCAGGACCCTGACAGACATTCTGGTTCAGGACCTTCAGTCAGACGGAGGGGGGGCTTAGGACCACAGCCGTCCTGATCCAGGCTGAAGCTACACGATATTCAGTTGTGAGCGACCTGACCTGAACGGCAGAGCGCTCGGACTGGTCTTTCTTGTCTCGCTATAATTTAAAAACCATCTTTCTCCAGCATATTTACTATAGTTGAATCCCtgccccccacgcacacacagatacacccaaaaacacacacgttcAATCATACACTCCtattcaaactcacacacactcacgaccAAAGGAACAtactcacatacaaacacacacaaacacgtaagAAAGTCCAGAGACTTACCAAGATACAGGAGGAAGGCAAGGTTGAGAGAGTTCATATCCCAGGAGTGTcaagtgtatgtgagtgtgttagtgtgtttgggAGTGGTGTGCTGATCAGTGCACTTGAGTCCAGTGCGGTGAGCTATGTGGTGTCTACCTTAGCTTATGTGATGCTTTTATAGACACAGCTTGAGCCTGCCCTGTCTGCCTTCcgggagggtgtgtgtatgcataagtgagtgtgtgtgtgtgtgtgtgtgtgtgtatgtgtgtgtgtgtgtgtgtgtgtgtgtgtgtgtgtgtgtgtgtgtgtgtgtgtgtgtgtgtgtgtgtgtgtgtgtgtgtgtgtgtgtgtgtgtgtgtgtgcgtgcgtgtgtgtgtgtgtgtgttaaatgtgaGGCAATGACTTGGCATCGCATGTTCTGTAATCGGTACTTGGTCTGAAACACAAAAACCAACCAATTTATTCCAATTGGTTCCTCATCCAGAAAAAAAACGGTGAATACATTGTTTTTACTATTATTGCTTCCGGACTATGATGACAGAACTATAGTTCCGTTGGCCGGTGTGATGCAATGGCAGAGTCAATTGTAGATACAAGGATTAACATACAGGTCCCTAAATTTGAAACATAGAACTTAATATCTGTAATCCTAACTCAGCGCCCTAATCTTAAAACCCTGTCGCTATTGATCATtatgaaataatataaaaagtAGAAGCCAAAGAATACAAGAATATATGATTATTCTGTGAATGTAATCAATTGTAAAGATGGGATATGATTCGTACTTTTTCTTTGTAATTTTTCCAGTGTTTAGATGAATGGCATTACATTGTGATTTTACAAGACATAGCCTTCAGGATTGTAAATAATATCATGGGCCTCATGAGGTTATTTCTTATAAATAGAAAATGACACCCTGTGAATGCTTTGTGTTGGGGTATTTCACTGAAATCTCAAGGCGTTGATACTGTGTCGGTGTGAGTCCATGCCTGAGTTTCAGCAGCCTTCAACTCCACCGACGACTTCACCCTACAGAAAGGGTACGTTGTGTGAGGCTTTAGTTTTGTCTACGAGTTTAAGGTTAAGAGAATTGAATTCCTGATGGTAAAAACCTGCTAGGAATGCCACAAATGTCCCCAGAGTCCCTGACTAAACCAGTTGGACATGTGTTGTTTATAAAGAGGCAGAGATTAAATGTTTGGATAACGCGCCATTGGCTGATATGTCCATGGATGCCCTGACCGTGGAAACTCTGACATGAGTGGGGAAGACTGTCTCCTTCCAATGGAATAACACCGGACCCACCGGTCTGCACATCAGCGAATAGCAGAGCTGTGCCGGgcttggcttgtgtgtgtgtgtgtgtgtgtgtgtgtgtgtgtgtgtgtgtgtgtgtgtacggcgtgcgtgtgtgtgtgtgtgtgcgtgcgtgcgtgcgtgcgtgcgtgcgtgcgtgcgtgcgtgtgtgtgtgtgtgtgtgcgtgtgtgtatgtgttagcgAGTTTGCACATGTGCGACCATGTGTTTATGCACATATGCTATCAAGTCAATTCTATATGTTTGTATACATCTGAGACCGGATTAACAAAACTATTTTAGCAATACAAAACTTTTTAACTGCTGTATTTCGTTAAGATGAAATTATGAGGGAAGTTTAGCAAAATTGCTCCTCACCAAACGACATCTGTTATCCTTACTTTGGTCTTACTCTTGATTTTACAAGATAACCTTGTCCTTAGTTGTTCGACAACTTATCTATTGCTTTTAATTGGTAATATTGTTTGAATGTTTGAATTGCTTCTATTCCCAATGTGTTCTCATTTTAAGGTTAGCTACTCACTGAGTGAGTCAAATAAGGTCTATTGTTTTAATAATCTAGAAGAAACATAGGTCTGGCACTAAAGGCTAAGCTTACAATCACttctcattattttatttattaagatTGTAAAGTATTGGTGTGTAGAAGCCTTTTAAAAAGTTTAAGAATGAAATAAAACAACTTCTAAATACATAAATGTATGAAGCCCTTAAAAAATGAAAGGTTCTCAGGAAACAAATGAGCGATTGCAAAGATCATTCTTAGGAACTATCATTCCCTGTAAGGAAATCAACTGAATTTGTTCAGCATcggagagaggacaggaggagactTAACACACTCGGCATCACTAACGAGgtcacacacactgagcaggtTGGTACTGATTAACCTGACAAGGTCCTTGTGACTAACTGCCCATTTAATCGACACGTTCCTCCTGCATATCATGAATAGATCAGTGACTCACAGCGGACCCGATCTTTTTATTTTCGCTTTTTTCTTACCCAAACCGAACACGATCCAACACACAACCCGACATTTTAACGTAACATGACGACGCAACGATTGAGTAATTTCCTTGAGCAATAGAAGCTGGCAGGACGTTAAAATAGTATATTTCCCATCCCAACAAACATTAGGCGATACGATTGCGTCCTACCCGGTTCCATTGTTGACCCACATTGCTGTCGTCACTGTGATGGGGACAACGACATTGATGTGATAGAATTACATAAAAGAATGAAGCCTTGAGATGCCTTTatctgataataataattttagtgtgtgtgtgtgtgtgtgtgtgtgtgtgtgtgtgtgtgtgtgtgtgtgtgtgtgtgtgtgtgtgtgtgcgtgtgtgtgtgtgtgtgtgtgtgtgtgtgcgcgcgcgcacgctcAAAAGTATACCGCGCTACAGTGCTGACATGTTGACATTGTTGCACCCGATTCATCAAGGACGGAGAGGAATTTGGTTGTTGGGGAAACATTTTTTAATGCGAGTGATGTAAATGACTATGTAAACAGTGAAGTTACCAATAAGTGACAATGACTGGAGTTCTTCATGGGTCCTTCAGAACATGATACATTTGAGCGTTGCGTAATAAGGACAGGAATCATGCTGAGCGCAAAGTTTAGTTTTATTCTAGTTTATAGgcgtatttattattattagcatgAATAATCTAGtataacattcaaaatgaaaacaaatgcaaaaatgATGAAATCGTGGGAATATAGATGGAAACACTTCAATGCGTAATGACTATCAATCATAAATACAAGTTTATAATTGTAACACATGTTTATGCAAAATACTTGATatcaaaaatagaaaaatacaaGTAATATATATAAAAGACACCTGATAATGAAACGCGAATATATTTTGAGAAGTATTTCAATATGCTGAAATAAATGCTACAAAGTGCAGATAAGATTCAACATTCAAGCATTtgtcacacacatgcccacccTTCCTGAtgcacactcacatatacatacacacacacacacacacacacgctaggcCCTTTCCACTCCCATGTATCCCGCTCTCTTCTTTGGCAGTGGGCATTTGTTTCTCCTGTACCTGTGAATAAAACTCAACTTTATGTATAATATTACATACAACATGAACACAAGTAAAATCCAGATATCCATTGGTTGGCATTACGTGGCCCAAGGTTTCacataggcccaatcccatttctaccccttcccccttgttttgaaggggtaaggggaaggggtaatgggaagggggaaggggtaagggtaaggggtaaggggaaggggtaaggaaTCCCTTCCCCTTactccttccccttaccccttcaaaacaagggggaggggtaaggggaaggggtaaggggtagaaatgggattgggtctAAAAAAAGACTGTGATTCACTGGCAAATACTGACCATTTGAAGAAGAAGTAAAGCGCTCCCGTCATCCCTATGAGCagcataaccacacacactgcGACAAGCACCCACTGCTCCTCCTTCATTGGCTGGAAGACCAGTTCCATCTGCGCACACCTGTGGCCATAGTAGCCTCTCTCACACCTCGGGGACGCACATtgtcacacacaaccatacacacacacacacacacagacacagtcgcGTTAGACGTTTAGAGATTGGGTATGCTGGCCTTGTGATTTGATGCAGGATTGTCACCATGTtcgcacacatgcgcgcacacacacacacacacacacacacacacacacacacacacacacacacacacacacacacacacacacacacacacacacacacacacacacacacacacacacacacacacacacacacacacacacacacacacacacacacacacaccacttactTGCAATGATGTTCATTCATGTCCACCAGCAGCATACACTTGCCGTGGTTGAAGCAGTAGTTCTGGTGGTCGGAGCCGCAGCTCTCGATTGGCGACCTCTCCACACGACGGCGCTGTTGCCCCATCTCTGAACGGTATAACAGTTTAACATTTTCGGCATTTCCTTTCACTGAAATTAGACATGGGATGAATTTTATGTCAAAGATTTCTGTAATGTCGGACTTCCCTCTGCGTTTTTTTCCCAGACCATTTTGTTTGAATGTAGACCGGCCTATGTATAAATTCTCTTTGCATTAggccaacaccaacaccataTGGTTTTCAGTTGCATATAAACTAACTTTGTCGATTAGTCCTACTCGGTAATACACAAATAGTGTAGAAGCCTATACTTATTGCAGGGACTGCATATTTTTAGCAGAATAAAATGAAAACCAAACCTCCCAGGCACATAGCCCTACCGTTATACGCAGAGACACTGCCCGCCGTGTGCTCTCTGGCTCCAGTGTCAGAGAGAGCCGAGGGCCAGACCAGCATCAGCCCTGAcccacagaaaaaaacatttccacATAATATCAGCCTCTTATTTACTTTAATCAGGTTCGCCTGTTTTTTTTGCCTTGGGTCTTATATAAACAGCTTGGCGGTGTGGATGTGTTGCTGTTCCTGTTCCCCGCCGGTCCGCGTGTCTGTACCAGTCGGAATGAATGTGTGGCGTGTGCAGACAGAACGCTATCACCtcaaaaaatacataatatagTGTGTCGAGGCCACACCATTCCAATAACTTGATTTCTTCGCCTTCTTCGCTTCATTaactctctttcattctctaaCATGAGGTTTGATAGACACAAACTCCCTCGTTGCTGGGTGTTTCTGTGCAGGTTGCTGGGTGTCATCGTCTCAGGATATGAAAAATCTGACTAAGCTTGTAGCCGCTGTTGCTCAATTCgtcaaatcattgttttattcgcCATTTATAATGACTGACTCACTTTAATATCCCTGGCCAGCctacaacaaaaataaatattgtcTTGAGATATGCGTCTTATCTACAACTCCGTCAGTGGACAGCGATTGCGACTACAGCACTATTTGACCGACCTCTCGAAAGTAGGGCTATAGGTCAATAAAACAAACGTCACTCGTGGAGTAAAAGGGTTAGCCGATAAGAAAAAAACGAAAGTAGGCCTACCATGCCACAGAAACCAATCGTAAAACTACACACTTGCCTGCTAATCGAGCAAAAAGTGCTAACGTTAGGCCTCAAATGGCAAACATTAAAATCAAAACAGTAAATACATGCAAGGAGACTAggtataggcctacttcaaAATGCATCGTCatcttaaaataaaaacaaagtgcGCCAGACAAGCACTTTTACGAGCTTTAGTATCTACACTAAACACTTACCTGAAAGAAAGAGGAGAATGGGGGCTATCGCGTACATCGTTGGAGCGGGACAACGGAGGTGAGTAAGGAGAGAGCAGTCTGGTGACACTGAGGGCAGACAGACACGAAGGGTGGAACATGTGGATTTCACACCAGCCTGCTTTTCTGAtgagacaaaaaataaacaaatagctAATTTTGAAGGAATGGGTGTGGTGGTATGTCTGATGTcactttttataaaaaaataaaataaaggaagaAAGACCAAGATAAGTGAAAAAACCTTCCTCCTTGTTGCGCTGGCCGCCGATTTATACTGTagcccagtggttctcaaactttttatatTGCGTACCACCACAGAAAATATTTGTCTCCCCAAGTACCAAAATTATGAAAGATGTTA from Gadus morhua chromosome 11, gadMor3.0, whole genome shotgun sequence carries:
- the areg gene encoding proheparin-binding EGF-like growth factor; the protein is MNSLNLAFLLYLVCSVVGALGSVKTFSPGLQATGALTSGGGVLGAPGDDDETSEDLSDELSGGTDSVGHVPLHALSERPAGESRRRKGNKRRNKHKGKRTTTPLRPGNGTHTNSPYPSSYTPARSLSTTLDPCTSSHLGFCIHGYCKYMEDLREPVCVCMRGFDGLRCGIQTLESRRESDKSGTEVVQMVLVIIAVVLSVISCTAILLMTCAHYRTHKNFMAAYLGSGAEVEKLQKPIANVMV
- the epgn gene encoding epigen isoform X1 encodes the protein MYAIAPILLFLSGLMLVWPSALSDTGAREHTAGSVSAYNVKGNAENVKLLYRSEMGQQRRRVERSPIESCGSDHQNYCFNHGKCMLLVDMNEHHCKCERGYYGHRCAQMELVFQPMKEEQWVLVAVCVVMLLIGMTGALYFFFKWYRRNKCPLPKKRAGYMGVERA
- the epgn gene encoding epigen isoform X2, which gives rise to MYAIAPILLFLSGLMLVWPSALSDTGAREHTAGSVSAYNEMGQQRRRVERSPIESCGSDHQNYCFNHGKCMLLVDMNEHHCKCERGYYGHRCAQMELVFQPMKEEQWVLVAVCVVMLLIGMTGALYFFFKWYRRNKCPLPKKRAGYMGVERA